A window of the Peromyscus leucopus breed LL Stock chromosome 22, UCI_PerLeu_2.1, whole genome shotgun sequence genome harbors these coding sequences:
- the Znf414 gene encoding zinc finger protein 414 isoform X3: MEEPSKPSPDMLATAESSSSETDKEVVSPDVTATATFSSVGEPGPNPTAIPPVWDRGGPPQQVASPAVDSCQPGSASTGVGTNEDLRLPRRRPPPGKQIPCSSPGCCLSFPSIRDLAQHLRTHCPPTQSLEGKLFRCSALSCTESFPSMQELVAHGKLHYKPNRYFKCENCLLRFRTHRSLFKHLHVCAEHAQSPAPPPPPALDKEPPVPERPPESDPSSTLSLPFPLLEPFTSAPTGPFLPYLNPAPFGLSPPRLRPFLAAAPGPPASSTAIWKKSQGAAGSPRRPQGGSDAPSGGCR, encoded by the exons ATG GAGGAACCGTCCAAGCCCAGTCCGGACATGCTAGCCACTGCAGAGTCCAGCTCCAGTGAGACTGACAAGGAGGTGGTGTCTCCAGATGTGACAGCTAcagccactttctcttctgtgggGGAGCCAGGCCCTAACCCCACAGCCATACCACCAGTGTGGGACCGTGGAGGACCTCCGCAGCAGGTTGCTTCCCCAGCCGTAGACAGCTGCCAGCCTGGCTCAGCCAGCACAGGTGTGGGGACCAATGAGGACCTGAGGTTGCCCAGACGACGTCCTCCACCAG GGAAACAGATACCCTGCTCTAGCCCTggctgctgcctcagtttccccagcattCGTGATCTGGCACAGCATCTCCGTACCCACTGCCCGCCCACACAGTCACTGGAAG GCAAACTCTTCCGATGCTCAGCCCTGAGCTGCACTGAGAGTTTCCCCAGCATGCAGGAGCTGGTAGCCCACGGCAAGCTGCATTACAAGCCCAACCGCTACTTCAA GTGTGAGAATTGCCTCCTGCGCTTCCGCACTCACCGATCGCTCTTCAAGCATCTGCATGTTTGTGCAGAGCATGCTCAGAGCCCAGCCCCGCCACCACCCCCTGCCCTGGACAAAGAGCCACCTGTGCCCGAACGCCCCCCAGAATCCGACCCTTCGTCTACTCTGAGCCTGCCATTCCCACTACTTGAGCCTTTCACCTCTGCCCCCACTGGGCCGTTCCTTCCCTACTTGAACCCTGCGCCCTTTGGCCTGAGTCCTCCGAGACTGCGCCCATTCCTGGCTGCTgctccaggaccaccagcctccAGCACTGCCATCTGGAAAAAGAGTCAAG GTGCTGCCGGAAGTCCCAGAAGACCT